The Streptomyces sp. NBC_01439 genome contains the following window.
GGCCGCCGTACTGGCGGGCAGGGGCGCGACGGTGGTCCGGGCCCGGCTGTCGGGGCCGGGCCGGCTCGCCGTGACCGGGATGACGGCGGCGCGCGTCGGCGCCCTGGCCACCGAGCACGGGATCGTGATCCTCGAACTCGACACCCGCAGGCCCACGTTGGAGGAGGTACTGGGTGAACTGTGCGCCGGTTCCAGGGCCGTGTCGGCCGGGCCCCGTCCGGACGGCGGGCGATAGCCTGGGCGCATGGAGGAACTGGGTGGGGTGGAGGTCATCGCCTTCACGGACGCCGAAGCGTTCGAGAGCTGGCTGGCCGAGCACCACACGCGCCACGAGGGCGTGTGGATCAAGCTGGCCAAGAAGAGGTCCGGGATCGCATCGGTCACCGATGACGAGCTGGTCGACATCGGGCTGTGCTACGGCTGGGTCTCCGGGCAACGGCGCGCCCTCGACGAGCGGTACTACCTGCAGAAGTACGTGCCGCGCCGGCCCAAGAGCCTGTGGTCACAGGTGAACGTGGACAAGGTCGCGGAGCTGAGCTCCGCGGGGCGGATGCGTGAGCCCGGGCTCGCCGAAGTGCGCAGGGCGCAGGCGGACGGGCGGTGGACGCACGCCTACGAGTCCCAGCGAACGGCGGCGGTGCCACCGGACCTCGCGGCGGCCTTCGAGGCGGATCCGGTGGCCGCGCGGGCGTTCGAGGCGCTCGATCGCACCGGGCGCTACCAGGTGATCCTGCCGTTGTTGCAGGCGCTCACCCCGGAGACCAGGCGGGCCCGGCTCGACCGGGCGGTGCGGCTGCTGGGGGGAGACGGGGCTGCCGGCTGATCCGGCCGGTCTCCCGCGAGCGCAGGGGCGTAGGGGGCGCAGGGGGCGTAGGGACCGGGCGGTCCCTTCCCGATCTTGCCGGGCCCGCGGCGTCCGGCACCGCACCCGGTCGCGTTGTCGGGGAAAGCGTCAGGCCTGGCCTCCCCACGGGGAGACCAGGCCTGTCGTAAGGCGGAGTCGCAGCAGGTCAGGAGTGCTGGCCGCGGGCCTTCTCGGCCTTCTCAGCCTTCTCGGCGTTCTTCTCCTTGATGCGGACCGTTTCCTTGCGGACCTCGGCCTGGGTGGCGCGCTCACGCTTGAGCCACTCGGGGTCCTCCTGCTTCAGTGCTTCGATCTGCTCC
Protein-coding sequences here:
- a CDS encoding YdeI/OmpD-associated family protein, whose amino-acid sequence is MEELGGVEVIAFTDAEAFESWLAEHHTRHEGVWIKLAKKRSGIASVTDDELVDIGLCYGWVSGQRRALDERYYLQKYVPRRPKSLWSQVNVDKVAELSSAGRMREPGLAEVRRAQADGRWTHAYESQRTAAVPPDLAAAFEADPVAARAFEALDRTGRYQVILPLLQALTPETRRARLDRAVRLLGGDGAAG